The Bacillus sp. F19 DNA segment TTAATGTATATGGGATGGACCACTTGGAATAGTAAACCGAGTAATGAAAGAGAAGAAATGGCAAAGAAATTTTCTTTGAAGAAACAAGTGTTGTTTGCGGCATCTGTTTCCTTGCTTAACCCACATGCAATAATGGACACGATGGGTGTAATTGGACCAGGATCGTTAAGATACGAGGGGGAAGAAAAGGTACTATTTGTTATTTCATGTGTGTTGGTTTCGTGGAGTTGGTTTTTAGGACTTGCGCTAATTGGGAGAATGAGTGGAAAACTCGATAAATCAGGAAACTTTATGTTTGTATTGAATAAAATATCAGCCTTAGTAATGTGGGGGGCAGCCGTTTACCTTGGATTATCTTTAAT contains these protein-coding regions:
- a CDS encoding LysE/ArgO family amino acid transporter; the encoded protein is MLEPFIHGFILALGLILPLGVQNIFVFNQGALQPRFIKALPVVITASLCDTLLILVSVLGVSLLILGSFWIKTILIGGGFIFLMYMGWTTWNSKPSNEREEMAKKFSLKKQVLFAASVSLLNPHAIMDTMGVIGPGSLRYEGEEKVLFVISCVLVSWSWFLGLALIGRMSGKLDKSGNFMFVLNKISALVMWGAAVYLGLSLINH